Proteins from a genomic interval of Zonotrichia leucophrys gambelii isolate GWCS_2022_RI chromosome 5, RI_Zleu_2.0, whole genome shotgun sequence:
- the PDHX gene encoding pyruvate dehydrogenase protein X component, mitochondrial isoform X2 has product MPALSPTMEEGNIVKWLKKEGDTVNVGDALCEIETDKAVVTMESSDDGILAKILVEEGSKNVRLGSLIGLLVEEGQDWKQVEIPADAGSPPSVAPPAPASAPAAPSVSAPPKLQHQPGKLQVRLSPAARNILETHGLDPSNVTPTGPRGIFTKEDALKLLQEKQKGKPSELKPVVSPAPAAVPSPSQAPAVTSYPRPAIPPVSKPGQPAALGTFTEIPASNIRRVIAKRLTESKTTIPHAYAAADCAIDAVLKLRKELAKDDIKVSVNDFIIKATAVTLKQMPDVNVTWDGEACRRLQSIDISIAVATDRGLITPIIKDVAAKGIKEIAASAKALAKKARDGKLLPEEYQGGSFSISNLGMFGISDFTAVINPPQACILAVGRARPALKIVEDEEGNEKLEQHQLMTVTLSSDGRVVDDELASKFLETLKANIENPMRLALN; this is encoded by the exons GTGACACAGTGAATGTTGGAGATGCATTGTGTGAAATTGAAACGGACAAAGCAGTGGTTACCATGGAATCAAGTGATGATGGCATATTGGCTAAAATACTG GTGGAAGAAGGAAGCAAAAATGTTCGCTTGGGCTCACTAATTGGTCTGCTGGTAGAGGAAGGCCAGGACTGGAAGCAAGTTGAAATACCAGCTGATGCTGGAAGTCCACCTTCTGTGGCTCCACCAGCacctgcctcagctcctgcagctccttcagttTCAGCCCCTCCTAAACTGCAACATCAACCTGGGAAATTGCA GGTTCGCTTGAGTCCCGCAGCTCGCAACATTCTGGAGACACACGGACTAGATCCAAGCAATGTTACACCTACTGGGCCTCGAGGAATCTTCACTAAAGA ggatgctctcaaACTTCTGCAAGAGAAGCAGAAAGGTAAACCCAGTGAACTGAAACCTGTGgtttctccagctcctgctgcagtgccttCTCCTTCACAAGCACCAGCCGTGACTTCTTATCCAAGGCCAGCAATTCCACCAGTTTCCAAACCAGGACAACCTGCTGCACTG GGCACGTTCACAGAAATCCCAGCTAGCAACATCCGAAGAGTTATTGCTAAGAGATTAACAGAATCTAAAACCACCATACCTCATGCATATGCTGCTGCTGACTGTGCCATTGATGCTGTTTTGAAATTAAGAAAAGAATTGGCCAAAG ATGACATTAAGGTATCTGTAAATGATTTTATTATCAAGGCAACAGCAGTTACTCTGAAG CAAATGCCAGATGTGAATGTAACGTGGGATGGGGAAGCCTGCAGGCGGCTGCAGTCCATTGACATCTCCATTGCCGTGGCAACGGACCGAGGGCTCATTACGCCAATCATAAAAGATGTTGCTGCCAAGGGAATAAAGGAAATTGCTGCCTCTGCAAAG gCTCTAGCAAAGAAGGCCAGAGATGGAAAATTGTTACCAGAAGAGTACCAGGGAGGATCTTTTAG TATTTCCAATCTGGGCATGTTTGGCATCAGTGATTTCACAGCAGTCATAAACCCTCCTCAGGCCTGCATCCTCGCTGTGGGCCGAGCAAGACCAGCGCTCAAGATTGTGGAAGATGAAGAAGGGAATGAGAAACTTGAGCAGCATCAGCTCATGACAGTGACTCTCTCGAGTGATGGTCGGGTGGTGGATGATGAACTGGCTTCAAAGTTTCTGGAGACCTTGAAAGCCAATATAGAGAATCCAATGCGACTGGCCTTAAATTAA